From Daucus carota subsp. sativus chromosome 6, DH1 v3.0, whole genome shotgun sequence, the proteins below share one genomic window:
- the LOC108227900 gene encoding GBF-interacting protein 1-like isoform X1, which produces MVSSSSTSRIDGGPQILSAGVRKTIQSIKEIVGNHSDAEIYSTLKETNMDPNETAQKLLNQGPLFFLDPFHEVKRKRDKRKEVTMNVGHTASQQKKHSESLNQGSKHTAHSDHSVSGKGIIRNSLPDAKASREFRVVRDNRTNHKPSSKIKPPLQSQISSNELEVPKFANKSSLNVTSNEQKQTVVRHLTKSSNGTTETQPRQPRVVQINNKKESLEDNRSAVIKPVTQIQTKSTNDSHLSATLSNNSVAGVYSSSSDPVHVPSPDSRPAANIGAIKREVGAVGVRRLSTEVSPKGSSPQSNSFPNTHLGRDGPSRDSYRSSASLSKSSHPSQAPVNDSTLKNIPVNRPSVNNQQVNRQHQSGGHQKVSSHSNKEWKPKSTQKQSTGPGVIGTPSKSASPPADALKNLETESTQLPSHVDISDNENVIIAPHIRVSATDRFRVTFGSVGTEFEPSRNPGFEAVKVAEEPLIDPSGSVSVATPDSSGDESSGSKQEDLRDENVRNSGSSSPASAAVSEQQLTSRIESSGPQDIDKGAEVELVRNNSQSHTPSQSQPHQDPSQLPIFSSYDPQSMYDIPYFRSSVDETARVQSLQFPQEAISSHTVNNIPSSTVAMVQQPQLAQMYPQVHLSHYANMMPYRQFLSPVYVPPMAVPAGYTSNPSYPHPSSGNSYLLMPGGSSHLPGSGVKYGIQQFKPVPTGSPTGFGNFTNPNGYPINAPTVSATGLEDSSRLKYKDVNLYVPNPQAETSEIWMNPRDLPTMQSGSYYNMTGQTPHAAYLPSHTSHASFNAAAQSSHIQFPGMYHTPQPAGIPSQHHPAVGGNVGVGLAAGGPAAQVNAFQQPQLGHMNWTGNF; this is translated from the exons ATGGTGTCTTCTTCCTCAACTTCAAGAATTGATGGGGGCCCTCAAATACTGTCTGCTGGCGTGAGAAAAACAATCCAATCCATAAAAGAAATCGTGGGTAATCACTCTGATGCTGAAATTTATTCCACCCTTAAAGAGACTAATATGGATCCTAATGAAACTGCCCAGAAATTGCTCAATCAAGGTCCCCTTTTTTTTCTTG ATCCATTTCACGAGGTCAAAAGAAAAAGAGACAAGAGGAAAGAG GTTACAATGAACGTGGGGCATACTGCATCACAACAGAAAAAGCACAGTGAATCATTAAATCAAGGGAGCAAACACACTGCACATTCTGATCACAGTGTCAGTGGCAAAGGAATTATCCGGAATTCTTTGCCGG ATGCAAAGGCTAGCAGAGAGTTCCGTGTTGTGAGGGACAATAGGACTAATCATAAGCCAAGCAGCAAGATAAAGCCTCCCTTGCAAAGCCAAATATCTTCAAATGAACTAGAAGTCCCGAAGTTTGCCAATAAGAG CAGCTTGAACGTGACTTCTAATGAGCAGAAACAGACAGTTGTGCGTCATCTAACTAAATCTTCAAATGGAACGACTGAGACACAGCCTAGGCAGCCAAGGGTTGTTCAGATTAATAATAAGAAAGAATCATTGGAGGATAATCGATCCGCAGTTATAAAGCCTGTTACACAGATTCAAACTAAGAGCACAAATGATTCCCATCTATCTGCAACTTTATCTAACAACTCTGTGGCAGGGGTATACTCTTCATCTTCTGATCCTGTACATGTACCTTCTCCTGATTCCAGACCAGCTGCTAACATTGGAGCAATTAAGCGTGAAGTTGGGGCTGTTGGTGTACGTCGTCTGTCTACAGAAGTTTCTCCCAAAGGTTCATCACCACAATCTAATTCTTTTCCTAATACACATTTGGGACGTGATGGTCCGTCAAGAGATTCATATCGATCTTCTGCTTCCCTGTCTAAAAGCAGCCATCCTAGTCAAGCTCCTGTTAATGACTCGACTTTGAAGAATATTCCAGTCAATAGGCCATCTGTTAATAATCAGCAGGTTAACAGACAGCATCAATCTGGTGGTCATCAAAAAG TTTCTTCACATTCTAACAAGGAGTGGAAACCTAAATCAACCCAAAAACAAAGCACCGGTCCTGGAGTTATTGGAACACCATCAAAATCTGCTTCCCCTCCTGCTGATGCCTTAAAGAATTTGGAAACAGAATCAACTCAGTTGCCATCACATGTAGACATCTCGGACAATGAGAATGTAATTATAGCTCCACATATACGAGTCTCCGCAACTGACAGGTTTCGAGTGACTTTTGGCAGTGTGGGTACAGAGTTTGAACCTTCCAGAAACCCGGGGTTCGAAGCAGTAAAAGTTGCAGAGGAGCCTTTGATTGATCCTTCAGGAAG TGTATCAGTTGCTACTCCTGACTCTTCTGGTGATGAATCTTCTGGAAGTAAGCAAGAAGACTTGAGAGATGAAAATGTTCGCAATTCTGGTAGCAGTTCCCCTGCGTCTGCAGCAGTATCTGAACAGCAATTGACCAGTAGGATAGAATCATCAGGTCCTCAGGATATAGACAAGGGGGCAGAGGTTGAATTGGTGCGTAATAACAGTCAGTCTCACACTCCATCTCAGTCACAACCACACCAGGATCCTTCCCAGTTACCAATATTTTCT TCATATGATCCCCAGAGTATGTATGACATTCCGTATTTTCGATCATCAGTCGATGAAACTGCAAGGGTGCAAAGTCTGCAGTTTCCTCAGGAG GCTATAAGCTCACATACAGTAAATAACATCCCATCATCTACGGTAGCCATGGTGCAACAGCCGCAGTTGGCGCAGATGTACCCGCAAGTTCATCTTTCTCATTATGCTAATATGATGCCATATCGTCAATTCCTCTCTCCAGTTTATGTTCCACCAATGGCTGTGCCAGCAGGCTATACTAGTAACCCTTCCTATCCTCATCCATCAAGCGGCAACAGTTACTTGCTGATGCCCGGAGGTAGCTCCCATCTGCCTGGAAGTGGGGTCAAGTATGGAATCCAGCAGTTCAAACCAGTCCCCACCGGCAGTCCAACTGGGTTTGGCAACTTCACTAATCCAAATGGTTATCCTATCAATGCTCCTACTGTTAGTGCGACAGGACTTGAAGACTCGTCTAGGCTGAAGTACAAAGATGTGAATCTTTATGTTCCAAATCCACAG GCTGAGACCTCTGAGATATGGATGAATCCGAGGGACCTACCTACTATGCAATCAGGTTCATACTACAATATGACTGGACAAACACCTCATGCTGCATACTTGCCATCCCATACCAGTCACGCCTCGTTTAATGCAGCAGCACAATCTTCTCACATTCAATTTCCAGGCATGTACCATACTCCACAACCTGCTGGAATCCCCAGTCAGCATCATCCTGCTGTGGGCGGTAATGTTGGAGTTGGATTGGCTGCAGGCGGGCCAGCAGCCCAAGTTAATGCCTTTCAGCAACCTCAGCTGGGCCACATGAATTGGACAGGGAACTTCTGA
- the LOC108227900 gene encoding GBF-interacting protein 1-like isoform X5, with translation MVSSSSTSRIDGGPQILSAGVRKTIQSIKEIVGNHSDAEIYSTLKETNMDPNETAQKLLNQGPLFFLDPFHEVKRKRDKRKEVTMNVGHTASQQKKHSESLNQGSKHTAHSDHSVSGKGIIRNSLPDAKASREFRVVRDNRTNHKPSSKIKPPLQSQISSNELEVPKFANKRPAANIGAIKREVGAVGVRRLSTEVSPKGSSPQSNSFPNTHLGRDGPSRDSYRSSASLSKSSHPSQAPVNDSTLKNIPVNRPSVNNQQVNRQHQSGGHQKVSSHSNKEWKPKSTQKQSTGPGVIGTPSKSASPPADALKNLETESTQLPSHVDISDNENVIIAPHIRVSATDRFRVTFGSVGTEFEPSRNPGFEAVKVAEEPLIDPSGSVSVATPDSSGDESSGSKQEDLRDENVRNSGSSSPASAAVSEQQLTSRIESSGPQDIDKGAEVELVRNNSQSHTPSQSQPHQDPSQLPIFSSYDPQSMYDIPYFRSSVDETARVQSLQFPQEAISSHTVNNIPSSTVAMVQQPQLAQMYPQVHLSHYANMMPYRQFLSPVYVPPMAVPAGYTSNPSYPHPSSGNSYLLMPGGSSHLPGSGVKYGIQQFKPVPTGSPTGFGNFTNPNGYPINAPTVSATGLEDSSRLKYKDVNLYVPNPQAETSEIWMNPRDLPTMQSGSYYNMTGQTPHAAYLPSHTSHASFNAAAQSSHIQFPGMYHTPQPAGIPSQHHPAVGGNVGVGLAAGGPAAQVNAFQQPQLGHMNWTGNF, from the exons ATGGTGTCTTCTTCCTCAACTTCAAGAATTGATGGGGGCCCTCAAATACTGTCTGCTGGCGTGAGAAAAACAATCCAATCCATAAAAGAAATCGTGGGTAATCACTCTGATGCTGAAATTTATTCCACCCTTAAAGAGACTAATATGGATCCTAATGAAACTGCCCAGAAATTGCTCAATCAAGGTCCCCTTTTTTTTCTTG ATCCATTTCACGAGGTCAAAAGAAAAAGAGACAAGAGGAAAGAG GTTACAATGAACGTGGGGCATACTGCATCACAACAGAAAAAGCACAGTGAATCATTAAATCAAGGGAGCAAACACACTGCACATTCTGATCACAGTGTCAGTGGCAAAGGAATTATCCGGAATTCTTTGCCGG ATGCAAAGGCTAGCAGAGAGTTCCGTGTTGTGAGGGACAATAGGACTAATCATAAGCCAAGCAGCAAGATAAAGCCTCCCTTGCAAAGCCAAATATCTTCAAATGAACTAGAAGTCCCGAAGTTTGCCAATAAGAG ACCAGCTGCTAACATTGGAGCAATTAAGCGTGAAGTTGGGGCTGTTGGTGTACGTCGTCTGTCTACAGAAGTTTCTCCCAAAGGTTCATCACCACAATCTAATTCTTTTCCTAATACACATTTGGGACGTGATGGTCCGTCAAGAGATTCATATCGATCTTCTGCTTCCCTGTCTAAAAGCAGCCATCCTAGTCAAGCTCCTGTTAATGACTCGACTTTGAAGAATATTCCAGTCAATAGGCCATCTGTTAATAATCAGCAGGTTAACAGACAGCATCAATCTGGTGGTCATCAAAAAG TTTCTTCACATTCTAACAAGGAGTGGAAACCTAAATCAACCCAAAAACAAAGCACCGGTCCTGGAGTTATTGGAACACCATCAAAATCTGCTTCCCCTCCTGCTGATGCCTTAAAGAATTTGGAAACAGAATCAACTCAGTTGCCATCACATGTAGACATCTCGGACAATGAGAATGTAATTATAGCTCCACATATACGAGTCTCCGCAACTGACAGGTTTCGAGTGACTTTTGGCAGTGTGGGTACAGAGTTTGAACCTTCCAGAAACCCGGGGTTCGAAGCAGTAAAAGTTGCAGAGGAGCCTTTGATTGATCCTTCAGGAAG TGTATCAGTTGCTACTCCTGACTCTTCTGGTGATGAATCTTCTGGAAGTAAGCAAGAAGACTTGAGAGATGAAAATGTTCGCAATTCTGGTAGCAGTTCCCCTGCGTCTGCAGCAGTATCTGAACAGCAATTGACCAGTAGGATAGAATCATCAGGTCCTCAGGATATAGACAAGGGGGCAGAGGTTGAATTGGTGCGTAATAACAGTCAGTCTCACACTCCATCTCAGTCACAACCACACCAGGATCCTTCCCAGTTACCAATATTTTCT TCATATGATCCCCAGAGTATGTATGACATTCCGTATTTTCGATCATCAGTCGATGAAACTGCAAGGGTGCAAAGTCTGCAGTTTCCTCAGGAG GCTATAAGCTCACATACAGTAAATAACATCCCATCATCTACGGTAGCCATGGTGCAACAGCCGCAGTTGGCGCAGATGTACCCGCAAGTTCATCTTTCTCATTATGCTAATATGATGCCATATCGTCAATTCCTCTCTCCAGTTTATGTTCCACCAATGGCTGTGCCAGCAGGCTATACTAGTAACCCTTCCTATCCTCATCCATCAAGCGGCAACAGTTACTTGCTGATGCCCGGAGGTAGCTCCCATCTGCCTGGAAGTGGGGTCAAGTATGGAATCCAGCAGTTCAAACCAGTCCCCACCGGCAGTCCAACTGGGTTTGGCAACTTCACTAATCCAAATGGTTATCCTATCAATGCTCCTACTGTTAGTGCGACAGGACTTGAAGACTCGTCTAGGCTGAAGTACAAAGATGTGAATCTTTATGTTCCAAATCCACAG GCTGAGACCTCTGAGATATGGATGAATCCGAGGGACCTACCTACTATGCAATCAGGTTCATACTACAATATGACTGGACAAACACCTCATGCTGCATACTTGCCATCCCATACCAGTCACGCCTCGTTTAATGCAGCAGCACAATCTTCTCACATTCAATTTCCAGGCATGTACCATACTCCACAACCTGCTGGAATCCCCAGTCAGCATCATCCTGCTGTGGGCGGTAATGTTGGAGTTGGATTGGCTGCAGGCGGGCCAGCAGCCCAAGTTAATGCCTTTCAGCAACCTCAGCTGGGCCACATGAATTGGACAGGGAACTTCTGA
- the LOC108227900 gene encoding GBF-interacting protein 1-like isoform X3 — MVSSSSTSRIDGGPQILSAGVRKTIQSIKEIVGNHSDAEIYSTLKETNMDPNETAQKLLNQDPFHEVKRKRDKRKEVTMNVGHTASQQKKHSESLNQGSKHTAHSDHSVSGKGIIRNSLPDAKASREFRVVRDNRTNHKPSSKIKPPLQSQISSNELEVPKFANKSSLNVTSNEQKQTVVRHLTKSSNGTTETQPRQPRVVQINNKKESLEDNRSAVIKPVTQIQTKSTNDSHLSATLSNNSVAGVYSSSSDPVHVPSPDSRPAANIGAIKREVGAVGVRRLSTEVSPKGSSPQSNSFPNTHLGRDGPSRDSYRSSASLSKSSHPSQAPVNDSTLKNIPVNRPSVNNQQVNRQHQSGGHQKVSSHSNKEWKPKSTQKQSTGPGVIGTPSKSASPPADALKNLETESTQLPSHVDISDNENVIIAPHIRVSATDRFRVTFGSVGTEFEPSRNPGFEAVKVAEEPLIDPSGSVSVATPDSSGDESSGSKQEDLRDENVRNSGSSSPASAAVSEQQLTSRIESSGPQDIDKGAEVELVRNNSQSHTPSQSQPHQDPSQLPIFSSYDPQSMYDIPYFRSSVDETARVQSLQFPQEAISSHTVNNIPSSTVAMVQQPQLAQMYPQVHLSHYANMMPYRQFLSPVYVPPMAVPAGYTSNPSYPHPSSGNSYLLMPGGSSHLPGSGVKYGIQQFKPVPTGSPTGFGNFTNPNGYPINAPTVSATGLEDSSRLKYKDVNLYVPNPQAETSEIWMNPRDLPTMQSGSYYNMTGQTPHAAYLPSHTSHASFNAAAQSSHIQFPGMYHTPQPAGIPSQHHPAVGGNVGVGLAAGGPAAQVNAFQQPQLGHMNWTGNF; from the exons ATGGTGTCTTCTTCCTCAACTTCAAGAATTGATGGGGGCCCTCAAATACTGTCTGCTGGCGTGAGAAAAACAATCCAATCCATAAAAGAAATCGTGGGTAATCACTCTGATGCTGAAATTTATTCCACCCTTAAAGAGACTAATATGGATCCTAATGAAACTGCCCAGAAATTGCTCAATCAAG ATCCATTTCACGAGGTCAAAAGAAAAAGAGACAAGAGGAAAGAG GTTACAATGAACGTGGGGCATACTGCATCACAACAGAAAAAGCACAGTGAATCATTAAATCAAGGGAGCAAACACACTGCACATTCTGATCACAGTGTCAGTGGCAAAGGAATTATCCGGAATTCTTTGCCGG ATGCAAAGGCTAGCAGAGAGTTCCGTGTTGTGAGGGACAATAGGACTAATCATAAGCCAAGCAGCAAGATAAAGCCTCCCTTGCAAAGCCAAATATCTTCAAATGAACTAGAAGTCCCGAAGTTTGCCAATAAGAG CAGCTTGAACGTGACTTCTAATGAGCAGAAACAGACAGTTGTGCGTCATCTAACTAAATCTTCAAATGGAACGACTGAGACACAGCCTAGGCAGCCAAGGGTTGTTCAGATTAATAATAAGAAAGAATCATTGGAGGATAATCGATCCGCAGTTATAAAGCCTGTTACACAGATTCAAACTAAGAGCACAAATGATTCCCATCTATCTGCAACTTTATCTAACAACTCTGTGGCAGGGGTATACTCTTCATCTTCTGATCCTGTACATGTACCTTCTCCTGATTCCAGACCAGCTGCTAACATTGGAGCAATTAAGCGTGAAGTTGGGGCTGTTGGTGTACGTCGTCTGTCTACAGAAGTTTCTCCCAAAGGTTCATCACCACAATCTAATTCTTTTCCTAATACACATTTGGGACGTGATGGTCCGTCAAGAGATTCATATCGATCTTCTGCTTCCCTGTCTAAAAGCAGCCATCCTAGTCAAGCTCCTGTTAATGACTCGACTTTGAAGAATATTCCAGTCAATAGGCCATCTGTTAATAATCAGCAGGTTAACAGACAGCATCAATCTGGTGGTCATCAAAAAG TTTCTTCACATTCTAACAAGGAGTGGAAACCTAAATCAACCCAAAAACAAAGCACCGGTCCTGGAGTTATTGGAACACCATCAAAATCTGCTTCCCCTCCTGCTGATGCCTTAAAGAATTTGGAAACAGAATCAACTCAGTTGCCATCACATGTAGACATCTCGGACAATGAGAATGTAATTATAGCTCCACATATACGAGTCTCCGCAACTGACAGGTTTCGAGTGACTTTTGGCAGTGTGGGTACAGAGTTTGAACCTTCCAGAAACCCGGGGTTCGAAGCAGTAAAAGTTGCAGAGGAGCCTTTGATTGATCCTTCAGGAAG TGTATCAGTTGCTACTCCTGACTCTTCTGGTGATGAATCTTCTGGAAGTAAGCAAGAAGACTTGAGAGATGAAAATGTTCGCAATTCTGGTAGCAGTTCCCCTGCGTCTGCAGCAGTATCTGAACAGCAATTGACCAGTAGGATAGAATCATCAGGTCCTCAGGATATAGACAAGGGGGCAGAGGTTGAATTGGTGCGTAATAACAGTCAGTCTCACACTCCATCTCAGTCACAACCACACCAGGATCCTTCCCAGTTACCAATATTTTCT TCATATGATCCCCAGAGTATGTATGACATTCCGTATTTTCGATCATCAGTCGATGAAACTGCAAGGGTGCAAAGTCTGCAGTTTCCTCAGGAG GCTATAAGCTCACATACAGTAAATAACATCCCATCATCTACGGTAGCCATGGTGCAACAGCCGCAGTTGGCGCAGATGTACCCGCAAGTTCATCTTTCTCATTATGCTAATATGATGCCATATCGTCAATTCCTCTCTCCAGTTTATGTTCCACCAATGGCTGTGCCAGCAGGCTATACTAGTAACCCTTCCTATCCTCATCCATCAAGCGGCAACAGTTACTTGCTGATGCCCGGAGGTAGCTCCCATCTGCCTGGAAGTGGGGTCAAGTATGGAATCCAGCAGTTCAAACCAGTCCCCACCGGCAGTCCAACTGGGTTTGGCAACTTCACTAATCCAAATGGTTATCCTATCAATGCTCCTACTGTTAGTGCGACAGGACTTGAAGACTCGTCTAGGCTGAAGTACAAAGATGTGAATCTTTATGTTCCAAATCCACAG GCTGAGACCTCTGAGATATGGATGAATCCGAGGGACCTACCTACTATGCAATCAGGTTCATACTACAATATGACTGGACAAACACCTCATGCTGCATACTTGCCATCCCATACCAGTCACGCCTCGTTTAATGCAGCAGCACAATCTTCTCACATTCAATTTCCAGGCATGTACCATACTCCACAACCTGCTGGAATCCCCAGTCAGCATCATCCTGCTGTGGGCGGTAATGTTGGAGTTGGATTGGCTGCAGGCGGGCCAGCAGCCCAAGTTAATGCCTTTCAGCAACCTCAGCTGGGCCACATGAATTGGACAGGGAACTTCTGA
- the LOC108227900 gene encoding flocculation protein FLO11-like isoform X4: MNVGHTASQQKKHSESLNQGSKHTAHSDHSVSGKGIIRNSLPDAKASREFRVVRDNRTNHKPSSKIKPPLQSQISSNELEVPKFANKSSLNVTSNEQKQTVVRHLTKSSNGTTETQPRQPRVVQINNKKESLEDNRSAVIKPVTQIQTKSTNDSHLSATLSNNSVAGVYSSSSDPVHVPSPDSRPAANIGAIKREVGAVGVRRLSTEVSPKGSSPQSNSFPNTHLGRDGPSRDSYRSSASLSKSSHPSQAPVNDSTLKNIPVNRPSVNNQQVNRQHQSGGHQKVSSHSNKEWKPKSTQKQSTGPGVIGTPSKSASPPADALKNLETESTQLPSHVDISDNENVIIAPHIRVSATDRFRVTFGSVGTEFEPSRNPGFEAVKVAEEPLIDPSGSVSVATPDSSGDESSGSKQEDLRDENVRNSGSSSPASAAVSEQQLTSRIESSGPQDIDKGAEVELVRNNSQSHTPSQSQPHQDPSQLPIFSSYDPQSMYDIPYFRSSVDETARVQSLQFPQEAISSHTVNNIPSSTVAMVQQPQLAQMYPQVHLSHYANMMPYRQFLSPVYVPPMAVPAGYTSNPSYPHPSSGNSYLLMPGGSSHLPGSGVKYGIQQFKPVPTGSPTGFGNFTNPNGYPINAPTVSATGLEDSSRLKYKDVNLYVPNPQAETSEIWMNPRDLPTMQSGSYYNMTGQTPHAAYLPSHTSHASFNAAAQSSHIQFPGMYHTPQPAGIPSQHHPAVGGNVGVGLAAGGPAAQVNAFQQPQLGHMNWTGNF; this comes from the exons ATGAACGTGGGGCATACTGCATCACAACAGAAAAAGCACAGTGAATCATTAAATCAAGGGAGCAAACACACTGCACATTCTGATCACAGTGTCAGTGGCAAAGGAATTATCCGGAATTCTTTGCCGG ATGCAAAGGCTAGCAGAGAGTTCCGTGTTGTGAGGGACAATAGGACTAATCATAAGCCAAGCAGCAAGATAAAGCCTCCCTTGCAAAGCCAAATATCTTCAAATGAACTAGAAGTCCCGAAGTTTGCCAATAAGAG CAGCTTGAACGTGACTTCTAATGAGCAGAAACAGACAGTTGTGCGTCATCTAACTAAATCTTCAAATGGAACGACTGAGACACAGCCTAGGCAGCCAAGGGTTGTTCAGATTAATAATAAGAAAGAATCATTGGAGGATAATCGATCCGCAGTTATAAAGCCTGTTACACAGATTCAAACTAAGAGCACAAATGATTCCCATCTATCTGCAACTTTATCTAACAACTCTGTGGCAGGGGTATACTCTTCATCTTCTGATCCTGTACATGTACCTTCTCCTGATTCCAGACCAGCTGCTAACATTGGAGCAATTAAGCGTGAAGTTGGGGCTGTTGGTGTACGTCGTCTGTCTACAGAAGTTTCTCCCAAAGGTTCATCACCACAATCTAATTCTTTTCCTAATACACATTTGGGACGTGATGGTCCGTCAAGAGATTCATATCGATCTTCTGCTTCCCTGTCTAAAAGCAGCCATCCTAGTCAAGCTCCTGTTAATGACTCGACTTTGAAGAATATTCCAGTCAATAGGCCATCTGTTAATAATCAGCAGGTTAACAGACAGCATCAATCTGGTGGTCATCAAAAAG TTTCTTCACATTCTAACAAGGAGTGGAAACCTAAATCAACCCAAAAACAAAGCACCGGTCCTGGAGTTATTGGAACACCATCAAAATCTGCTTCCCCTCCTGCTGATGCCTTAAAGAATTTGGAAACAGAATCAACTCAGTTGCCATCACATGTAGACATCTCGGACAATGAGAATGTAATTATAGCTCCACATATACGAGTCTCCGCAACTGACAGGTTTCGAGTGACTTTTGGCAGTGTGGGTACAGAGTTTGAACCTTCCAGAAACCCGGGGTTCGAAGCAGTAAAAGTTGCAGAGGAGCCTTTGATTGATCCTTCAGGAAG TGTATCAGTTGCTACTCCTGACTCTTCTGGTGATGAATCTTCTGGAAGTAAGCAAGAAGACTTGAGAGATGAAAATGTTCGCAATTCTGGTAGCAGTTCCCCTGCGTCTGCAGCAGTATCTGAACAGCAATTGACCAGTAGGATAGAATCATCAGGTCCTCAGGATATAGACAAGGGGGCAGAGGTTGAATTGGTGCGTAATAACAGTCAGTCTCACACTCCATCTCAGTCACAACCACACCAGGATCCTTCCCAGTTACCAATATTTTCT TCATATGATCCCCAGAGTATGTATGACATTCCGTATTTTCGATCATCAGTCGATGAAACTGCAAGGGTGCAAAGTCTGCAGTTTCCTCAGGAG GCTATAAGCTCACATACAGTAAATAACATCCCATCATCTACGGTAGCCATGGTGCAACAGCCGCAGTTGGCGCAGATGTACCCGCAAGTTCATCTTTCTCATTATGCTAATATGATGCCATATCGTCAATTCCTCTCTCCAGTTTATGTTCCACCAATGGCTGTGCCAGCAGGCTATACTAGTAACCCTTCCTATCCTCATCCATCAAGCGGCAACAGTTACTTGCTGATGCCCGGAGGTAGCTCCCATCTGCCTGGAAGTGGGGTCAAGTATGGAATCCAGCAGTTCAAACCAGTCCCCACCGGCAGTCCAACTGGGTTTGGCAACTTCACTAATCCAAATGGTTATCCTATCAATGCTCCTACTGTTAGTGCGACAGGACTTGAAGACTCGTCTAGGCTGAAGTACAAAGATGTGAATCTTTATGTTCCAAATCCACAG GCTGAGACCTCTGAGATATGGATGAATCCGAGGGACCTACCTACTATGCAATCAGGTTCATACTACAATATGACTGGACAAACACCTCATGCTGCATACTTGCCATCCCATACCAGTCACGCCTCGTTTAATGCAGCAGCACAATCTTCTCACATTCAATTTCCAGGCATGTACCATACTCCACAACCTGCTGGAATCCCCAGTCAGCATCATCCTGCTGTGGGCGGTAATGTTGGAGTTGGATTGGCTGCAGGCGGGCCAGCAGCCCAAGTTAATGCCTTTCAGCAACCTCAGCTGGGCCACATGAATTGGACAGGGAACTTCTGA